The Brevibacillus brevis genome contains a region encoding:
- a CDS encoding sigma-70 family RNA polymerase sigma factor, with protein sequence MSEHAVFVKQRLGKKKEQYSLYNMENIRRCKEDSEYLGEVILANEDLIWHSVHKYIGKPETLVKQYCLEKADILQLGRMGIIKAIKAFDIARGVKFSSFAVITIVREINCFLRDSGHIVRPTRTATTILQQISKIETDLGYLPTMEELSELLGENVEQIKKALDVGRPVKYLQEPYLNGAASSNEAATAMDVLKDEGRDVEEYVLDKLYVAAMLAQLQNQISSKEWQVLQLRMSGYNQTQTADFLNVSQMCVSRTMKKIQNISKNKLS encoded by the coding sequence ATGAGTGAACATGCCGTGTTCGTAAAACAGAGATTGGGCAAGAAAAAAGAACAATACTCCTTGTATAACATGGAGAATATTCGCCGCTGCAAGGAAGACAGTGAGTATCTCGGTGAAGTAATACTCGCAAATGAAGATCTCATTTGGCATTCTGTGCACAAATATATCGGAAAGCCGGAGACATTAGTGAAGCAATATTGCTTGGAAAAAGCAGATATCTTGCAATTGGGGAGAATGGGAATCATCAAAGCTATCAAAGCCTTTGATATTGCAAGAGGCGTGAAGTTTTCATCCTTTGCTGTCATCACGATTGTGAGGGAGATCAACTGCTTTTTGCGAGATAGCGGACATATTGTACGACCGACTAGAACGGCAACAACGATTCTCCAACAGATAAGTAAAATAGAAACAGACCTGGGATATCTCCCTACAATGGAAGAACTGTCCGAACTGTTGGGTGAAAATGTAGAACAGATCAAAAAAGCGCTGGATGTCGGTAGACCTGTGAAGTATTTACAGGAGCCATACTTGAATGGAGCCGCTTCTAGCAATGAAGCTGCCACCGCTATGGATGTCTTAAAGGATGAAGGACGTGACGTGGAGGAGTACGTGCTGGACAAGTTATATGTTGCTGCAATGCTTGCGCAACTGCAAAATCAAATCTCATCAAAAGAGTGGCAAGTCCTGCAATTAAGGATGTCAGGCTACAATCAGACGCAAACGGCAGATTTTTTAAATGTATCCCAAATGTGTGTATCAAGAACCATGAAAAAAATTCAGAATATTTCGAAAAATAAACTTTCCTAA
- a CDS encoding lytic transglycosylase domain-containing protein produces the protein MLTKLIGIVAAVFIPANAVLPAVEKGLSEVHPVMKLARDTERQLHRKKELANIITHVAPRLDKATVELYTETIFALSKQYEIDPVLIMAMIWQESRFQHDAISGKGARGLLQIMPSTGSWLGVHPDDLFDPVINLQTGIKYFDLLQKKYGNLRLSIIAYNQGEGNVDRNRYHDGYYTKVMTHYKKMNGLLQESSR, from the coding sequence GTGCTAACAAAGCTAATCGGCATTGTTGCGGCAGTGTTCATTCCCGCAAATGCTGTACTGCCAGCCGTAGAAAAGGGGCTGTCGGAAGTTCATCCTGTGATGAAACTGGCGAGGGACACAGAGAGGCAGTTGCATAGAAAAAAGGAGCTTGCAAACATAATCACACATGTTGCACCGAGACTTGATAAAGCTACCGTTGAGCTTTATACAGAAACGATTTTTGCATTATCCAAGCAATACGAAATAGATCCGGTTTTGATCATGGCGATGATCTGGCAGGAAAGCCGATTTCAGCACGATGCAATTTCCGGCAAGGGCGCGAGAGGATTATTACAAATCATGCCGAGCACAGGAAGCTGGCTGGGAGTTCACCCTGATGACCTGTTTGATCCAGTGATCAATCTACAGACAGGTATCAAGTATTTCGATCTCTTGCAAAAGAAATATGGAAACCTTCGTTTAAGTATCATCGCCTATAACCAAGGCGAGGGAAATGTCGACCGAAATCGTTATCACGATGGCTACTATACAAAAGTCATGACCCATTACAAAAAAATGAACGGCTTATTACAAGAATCATCAAGATAG
- a CDS encoding nucleoside/nucleotide kinase family protein, whose protein sequence is MRQPTIVAFEGIDANAKEAQAALLEENLRCLGYKVKRVSFPRLDTPIGAVIGMWLRCEIQLDEKAVGKLFEADFLDYQREMARISKENVDFIIIDHYELSNYYYFYIKDTPLSWYATMSDLTKRPDATFFLRTEVDANNAMLLKVQEAYLSLAHTSRRSVHTLDTAIGVERMQKNILQAVHQQHLKKRVTC, encoded by the coding sequence ATGAGACAGCCCACGATTGTCGCTTTCGAAGGAATTGACGCCAATGCGAAGGAAGCCCAAGCGGCGTTGCTAGAAGAAAATTTGAGATGCCTCGGATATAAAGTGAAAAGAGTATCGTTTCCGCGTTTAGATACCCCAATCGGAGCGGTCATTGGCATGTGGCTTCGCTGCGAAATTCAACTGGATGAGAAAGCGGTAGGAAAGCTTTTTGAAGCGGATTTTCTGGACTATCAGCGAGAAATGGCGCGGATTTCGAAGGAGAACGTTGATTTTATCATCATTGATCATTACGAACTGTCCAATTATTACTACTTCTATATAAAGGATACTCCTCTTTCTTGGTATGCCACGATGAGTGATTTGACGAAGCGACCCGATGCAACCTTTTTTCTGCGAACCGAAGTAGATGCGAATAATGCCATGCTGCTAAAGGTGCAGGAAGCCTATCTTTCCCTTGCCCATACTTCGCGCCGATCGGTACATACACTGGATACGGCAATCGGGGTGGAGAGAATGCAGAAAAACATTCTGCAGGCAGTCCATCAGCAACATCTGAAAAAGCGAGTTACGTGCTAA
- a CDS encoding sigma-70 family RNA polymerase sigma factor has product MTDQLHQMDELFFAGKVDDFLQKAKETCEAKLTGMTFAGMTHDDVVQEVLLKVYRTMKDYDQEKARVTTFVDHVITNKIRDCLRKAGTQKNLTNSNAVLVSGGDENEEETMISRIAAPSEEFRYEEVEMMIDIMEYMKLSTRDKLILQMRSEGYYHEEIGQKFNISKERVCQIIKAILKQYGEL; this is encoded by the coding sequence ATGACAGATCAACTTCACCAAATGGACGAGTTATTTTTCGCAGGGAAAGTCGATGATTTTTTGCAGAAGGCAAAGGAAACCTGTGAAGCCAAGCTGACCGGGATGACGTTTGCCGGAATGACCCATGATGATGTCGTCCAAGAGGTTCTCTTGAAGGTGTATCGCACGATGAAGGATTACGACCAGGAAAAAGCAAGAGTGACTACCTTTGTCGATCATGTGATTACGAATAAAATTCGTGACTGCTTGCGGAAAGCCGGCACGCAAAAAAACCTGACAAACAGTAATGCGGTTCTTGTCTCTGGTGGAGATGAGAATGAAGAGGAAACGATGATCAGCCGTATTGCTGCTCCGAGTGAGGAGTTTCGATATGAGGAAGTAGAAATGATGATCGACATTATGGAGTATATGAAGCTGTCCACGCGAGACAAGCTGATTCTCCAGATGAGAAGCGAAGGCTATTACCATGAGGAAATTGGTCAGAAATTCAATATCAGCAAGGAAAGAGTGTGTCAGATCATCAAGGCGATTTTGAAACAGTACGGTGAGCTGTAG